One Synechococcus sp. JA-2-3B'a(2-13) genomic window carries:
- a CDS encoding Uma2 family endonuclease, which translates to MVSAPSSPVQPSMPETAFPPPPDKGYTRCANSDLVIEDDEPADSILSKKLQRLLTSALYASFQPKAEDTGELIPFLATANIGLFSALKLPPLMPDVTLSLEVAPPASFERKEDRTYLVWEMGKPPDVVIEIVSKRKGEELGRKRKDYARAGVSYYAVYDRTAGVASPLRQLRELQGSPLALFQRRGGEFVPFASTWLEDKGLRPANAKRLRPANAIGLGLTLWQRSFEVVNTEWLRWCDREGQVLPTGEEKAALEQQRAEAERQRAEALLELLRSHGKGLRPANAKGLRPANAIAPPAA; encoded by the coding sequence ATGGTTTCCGCACCCTCCAGCCCAGTCCAGCCCTCGATGCCAGAGACGGCATTTCCTCCGCCACCGGATAAAGGCTACACCCGCTGCGCGAACAGCGACCTGGTCATCGAGGATGATGAGCCCGCGGACAGCATTCTCTCCAAAAAGCTGCAGCGCCTGCTCACCAGCGCTCTCTACGCCTCCTTCCAGCCCAAGGCCGAAGACACGGGGGAGCTGATCCCCTTTTTGGCCACAGCCAATATTGGCCTGTTCTCTGCCCTCAAACTGCCCCCCCTGATGCCCGATGTGACGCTCAGCCTGGAGGTGGCTCCCCCCGCCAGCTTTGAGCGCAAGGAAGATCGCACCTACCTGGTCTGGGAGATGGGTAAGCCGCCGGATGTGGTCATTGAGATTGTCTCCAAGCGCAAAGGGGAAGAGCTGGGCCGCAAACGCAAAGACTATGCCCGCGCCGGCGTCAGCTACTACGCGGTCTACGATCGCACAGCGGGCGTAGCCTCTCCCTTGCGGCAACTAAGGGAACTGCAGGGATCCCCTCTGGCCCTTTTTCAGCGGCGGGGGGGTGAGTTTGTCCCCTTCGCGTCCACCTGGCTGGAGGACAAAGGACTCCGTCCCGCTAACGCGAAAAGACTCCGTCCCGCTAACGCGATCGGGCTGGGCTTAACCCTCTGGCAGCGATCCTTTGAGGTCGTGAATACCGAATGGCTACGCTGGTGTGATCGGGAGGGGCAGGTTTTGCCCACCGGCGAAGAAAAGGCTGCTCTGGAACAACAGCGCGCTGAGGCAGAACGCCAACGGGCCGAAGCCCTTTTGGAGCTGCTGCGTTCCCACGGCAAAGGACTCCGTCCCGCTAACGCGAAAGGACTCCGTCCCGCTAACGCGATCGCACCGCCGGCAGCCTGA
- the lysS gene encoding lysine--tRNA ligase produces the protein MSTLPSSSEAAQRAARLEKAQHLREQGIPPYAYSFPVTHLAAELQEQFADLEPGGEREDVQVAVAGRIRARRVMGKLAFFTLQDRSGTIQLYLDKKRLTEQMGELAFKNLDKLIDVGDWLGAKGCLKRTEKGELSVRVDEYQVLTKALLPLPDKWHGLRDVEKRYRQRYVDLIVNPEVKQTLLDRAQIIRSLRQTLEERGFVEIETPVLQVIPGGAEARPFVTHHNALDLDLYLRIATELHLKRLVVGGIERVYEIGRVFRNEGISTRHNPEFTSLEAYQAFADYHTMMELTETLVCNAALAVRGSLQLTYQGEAIDLTPPWRRVTMQELVEEATGIFIDVEKGCPEELLPALAAQGIPDLSPQDSPGQLLVKAFEHCCESRLRQPTFVLDYPLEVCPLTKPHRSKPGLAERFELFIVGRETANAYSELTDPVDQRQRLEAQAALKAAGDEEAHFLDEDFLTALEYGLPPTGGLGVGIDRLVMLLCDAPSIRDVIAFPLLRPETGEVAEEA, from the coding sequence ATGTCCACTCTCCCCAGCAGCAGCGAAGCCGCCCAACGGGCCGCCCGCCTGGAAAAAGCCCAACACCTGCGGGAACAAGGGATCCCGCCCTATGCCTATTCTTTTCCTGTTACCCATCTGGCTGCCGAGCTGCAGGAGCAATTTGCCGACCTAGAGCCCGGCGGCGAGCGGGAGGATGTGCAGGTGGCGGTGGCCGGGCGGATCCGGGCGCGGCGGGTCATGGGCAAGCTGGCTTTCTTTACCCTTCAGGATCGCTCCGGCACCATTCAGCTTTATCTAGACAAGAAACGGCTGACGGAGCAGATGGGGGAGCTGGCCTTCAAGAACCTGGACAAGCTCATCGACGTTGGCGATTGGCTGGGGGCCAAGGGCTGCCTGAAGCGTACCGAAAAAGGGGAATTGTCGGTGCGGGTGGATGAATACCAAGTGCTGACCAAGGCCCTGCTGCCGCTGCCGGACAAGTGGCACGGCCTGCGGGATGTGGAGAAACGCTACCGCCAGCGCTACGTCGATCTCATCGTCAACCCTGAGGTCAAGCAGACCTTGCTCGACCGCGCCCAGATCATCCGCTCCCTGCGGCAGACTCTGGAAGAGCGAGGTTTTGTGGAAATTGAGACGCCAGTGTTGCAGGTGATCCCCGGCGGGGCGGAGGCGCGGCCTTTTGTTACCCACCACAACGCCCTGGATCTGGATCTCTACTTGCGCATTGCCACCGAGCTGCACCTGAAGCGGCTGGTGGTGGGCGGGATCGAGCGAGTCTATGAAATTGGGCGGGTCTTTCGCAACGAAGGCATCTCCACCCGCCACAACCCGGAGTTCACCTCTCTAGAGGCCTATCAAGCCTTCGCCGACTACCACACCATGATGGAGCTGACGGAAACCCTGGTCTGCAACGCCGCCCTGGCGGTGCGGGGATCCCTGCAGCTCACCTACCAAGGGGAAGCCATCGACCTCACCCCTCCCTGGCGACGGGTGACGATGCAGGAGCTGGTGGAGGAGGCCACTGGCATTTTCATCGATGTGGAAAAGGGATGCCCTGAAGAGCTCTTGCCGGCCTTGGCCGCCCAAGGGATCCCCGATCTCTCCCCCCAGGACTCCCCCGGCCAGTTGCTGGTCAAAGCCTTTGAGCACTGCTGCGAGAGCCGCCTGCGCCAGCCCACCTTTGTTCTGGACTATCCCCTGGAGGTGTGTCCCCTCACCAAGCCCCACCGCAGCAAACCGGGGTTGGCCGAGCGCTTCGAGCTGTTCATCGTTGGGCGGGAGACGGCCAACGCCTACTCCGAGCTCACCGATCCGGTGGATCAGCGGCAGCGGCTGGAGGCCCAGGCAGCCCTGAAGGCAGCCGGCGATGAAGAGGCCCATTTTCTGGATGAAGACTTTCTCACCGCCTTGGAATATGGCCTGCCCCCCACAGGTGGCCTGGGCGTGGGGATCGACCGCTTGGTGATGCTGCTGTGCGACGCTCCCAGCATTCGCGATGTCATTGCCTTTCCGCTGCTGCGGCCCGAGACGGGAGAAGTGGCGGAGGAGGCTTGA
- a CDS encoding serine/threonine-protein kinase, whose amino-acid sequence MEDKIRAGSVLRGRYRILHPLGEGGFGVTYKAVDQDTFDSPCVVKRLRPLSTDPYTLATARKLFEREAKVLNRLNHFDQVPRLLAHFEQDQDFYLVQEFVAGHDLSQELIPGKPLSEAEVLKLLWDILEILRHVHAHQIVHRDIKPANLMRRDADGKLVLIDFGAVKEVGRLVSHAPGQTQLATVIGSVGYMAPEQLNGKPQPCSDLYSVGVLAIQALTGRPPHKIRDDPRTGQLLWRDLVQVSEELAEILDRLICPHWQERFQSAAEVLEALRPLLPFPQEATLGDVSVDQVLVTRLLARAQEKARQGDFQGAIADCTLAIQLDPQNSRAYSQRGSARYKSGDLAGAIADYTQVIQLAGDARAYFNRGIARYRLEDYEGAVADYTQALGLNPQWAVAYYNRGNAYRQLNQQQQAIEDYSRAIELNPEDVRAYFNRGVVRGHLGDAQGAAADFSEVIKRDPQDGEAYFNRGVARVQLSDLQGAVEDYTQALQLDPRHGKAYYHRGLARQALGDPQGAVEDFSQALSLRSAEATELPEAEAAAQADLYLQRAMAYLSSNTLEPALADCEQALRLDPNLSRAYLCRGLARQGLGDPGGALADFNRALELDPQMAKAYLNRGIAHLDLGNIEAALSDLNQAIALDPQDASAYSSRGRIHWLLGDPLAALRDYTAALERDPQNPQLYFNRGQLHAEREDWPAACEDFSQVLQWAARPGIPRGPELLLNAHLRRGMARQRLGDWQGALADFDQALQGDPQSGLAYFHRGQVRAALGDGLGAIQDYHQALALGVAVAEADIRRDLARAQIQTGDLQAALEQLNEAVRLQPERRDLRQERAELCRQLGRWPEAIADYDEVLRQDPQDWTAWLGRGMAHGQVGNWDSAIQDLSRVLQQDPDHREALWHRGQALQQLGQTEAALQDLNRLLQRDPQHRMARLARGSLLLTLAVRGTDGPTNRAEQDRVSGTESLELGYYAQAESDFDQVIQEEAQDGEQSRQLYLEAHLKRAQVRRLRHNLEGAIADWDRVLELASPGDPEVLVTEALLYRGLCRQERGDLAGALADFTALIQQQPQASQAFALRATVHLALGDQEMALADLDQALSLDRDWGVANAALAYRQRGDLHRQANCPELAIADYTQALALNPQEHSALLHRALLWDGEGQTDKAIEDYTRLLQLELDPQERVWVLNNRGWAYAQQGDFSAAIRDYDQAITLCTADASDRDPCHLKAHFNRALARTALGDWQRACQDFQAALQMQGYEGRLLEDVIASYFKIG is encoded by the coding sequence ATGGAAGACAAGATCAGAGCGGGAAGTGTGCTCAGGGGACGCTATCGCATTCTCCATCCCCTCGGGGAAGGAGGGTTTGGCGTAACCTACAAGGCGGTGGATCAAGACACCTTCGATAGCCCTTGCGTCGTCAAGCGCCTTCGCCCCCTCTCCACGGATCCCTATACGTTGGCCACGGCTCGCAAGCTCTTTGAACGGGAAGCCAAGGTTCTCAACCGGCTCAACCACTTCGACCAAGTGCCCCGCCTTTTGGCCCACTTCGAGCAGGATCAGGATTTTTACTTGGTGCAAGAGTTTGTTGCCGGGCATGATCTCAGCCAGGAGCTGATCCCGGGCAAGCCGCTGAGCGAGGCCGAGGTTTTGAAACTGTTGTGGGATATTTTGGAGATCCTGCGCCATGTACACGCCCACCAGATCGTCCATCGGGATATCAAGCCGGCCAACCTGATGCGCCGCGATGCCGATGGCAAGTTGGTGTTGATCGACTTTGGGGCAGTCAAGGAAGTGGGGCGGTTGGTCAGCCATGCCCCCGGCCAAACTCAGTTGGCGACGGTGATTGGCTCGGTTGGCTACATGGCGCCCGAACAGCTCAACGGCAAGCCCCAGCCCTGCAGCGACCTGTACTCCGTAGGGGTGCTGGCCATCCAAGCCCTCACCGGTCGTCCTCCCCATAAGATCCGGGATGATCCCCGCACCGGCCAACTGCTCTGGCGGGATTTGGTTCAGGTCAGCGAGGAGCTGGCCGAGATTTTGGATCGCCTGATCTGCCCCCACTGGCAAGAGCGCTTCCAGTCCGCTGCTGAAGTGTTGGAGGCGCTGCGGCCCCTGTTGCCTTTTCCCCAAGAGGCGACGCTCGGCGATGTTTCGGTGGATCAGGTTTTGGTGACGCGCCTGTTGGCCCGCGCACAGGAGAAAGCCCGCCAAGGGGATTTCCAGGGGGCGATTGCCGACTGTACGTTGGCCATTCAATTGGATCCCCAAAATAGCCGCGCCTACAGCCAGCGGGGCAGCGCCCGCTACAAAAGTGGGGACTTGGCAGGGGCCATCGCAGATTACACCCAAGTCATTCAACTGGCAGGGGACGCCCGCGCCTATTTCAACCGCGGCATTGCCCGCTACCGGCTGGAGGACTACGAGGGAGCTGTTGCCGACTACACCCAGGCTCTCGGCCTCAACCCACAATGGGCGGTGGCCTACTACAACCGTGGCAATGCTTACCGGCAACTCAATCAGCAGCAGCAGGCCATCGAAGACTATTCGCGGGCCATTGAGCTCAACCCGGAAGATGTGCGGGCCTATTTCAACCGCGGCGTGGTGCGCGGCCATCTGGGAGATGCGCAGGGGGCAGCAGCCGATTTTTCCGAGGTGATCAAGCGGGACCCTCAGGACGGGGAAGCCTACTTCAACCGGGGAGTGGCGCGGGTCCAGTTGTCAGATTTGCAAGGGGCTGTCGAGGACTACACCCAAGCGCTGCAGTTGGATCCTCGCCACGGCAAAGCCTATTACCACCGGGGCCTGGCCCGGCAAGCGTTGGGGGATCCCCAGGGGGCTGTTGAAGACTTTTCTCAGGCCCTATCCCTACGGTCTGCTGAGGCCACTGAGCTACCTGAGGCAGAGGCGGCAGCCCAGGCGGATCTCTACTTGCAGCGGGCCATGGCCTACCTGAGCAGCAACACCCTGGAGCCGGCGCTGGCCGATTGTGAACAGGCTCTCCGTCTGGATCCCAACCTGTCGCGGGCCTATCTCTGCCGGGGCTTGGCTCGCCAGGGGCTGGGGGATCCCGGCGGCGCTCTGGCAGACTTCAACCGCGCCCTGGAGCTGGATCCCCAAATGGCCAAAGCCTACCTCAACCGAGGCATTGCCCACCTGGACTTGGGCAACATCGAAGCGGCTTTGTCCGACTTGAACCAGGCCATTGCTTTGGATCCCCAAGATGCCAGTGCCTACAGCAGCCGCGGGCGAATCCATTGGCTGTTGGGGGATCCCCTGGCGGCTCTGCGGGATTATACAGCTGCCCTGGAGCGGGATCCGCAGAACCCTCAGCTCTACTTCAACCGCGGCCAACTCCATGCTGAGCGGGAAGATTGGCCGGCAGCCTGTGAGGACTTCTCGCAGGTGTTGCAGTGGGCGGCGAGGCCTGGGATCCCACGCGGGCCGGAGCTGCTGTTGAATGCCCATCTGCGCCGCGGTATGGCACGGCAACGGTTGGGGGATTGGCAGGGAGCGCTGGCCGATTTCGACCAAGCTCTGCAAGGGGATCCTCAGTCGGGCTTGGCTTATTTCCATCGCGGCCAAGTGCGGGCTGCTCTGGGAGATGGGCTGGGGGCCATCCAGGATTACCACCAGGCTTTGGCGCTGGGGGTGGCAGTGGCCGAGGCGGATATCCGCCGAGATCTGGCGCGGGCCCAAATCCAGACGGGAGATCTGCAGGCGGCCTTGGAGCAGTTGAACGAGGCGGTGCGCTTGCAGCCGGAACGGCGGGATCTGCGCCAAGAGCGAGCTGAGTTGTGCCGACAGCTGGGCCGGTGGCCAGAGGCCATTGCCGACTACGACGAGGTGTTGCGGCAGGATCCTCAGGACTGGACGGCTTGGCTGGGACGGGGCATGGCCCATGGACAGGTGGGCAACTGGGATTCCGCCATTCAGGATCTCAGCCGGGTTTTGCAGCAGGATCCTGACCACAGGGAAGCGCTGTGGCACCGAGGACAAGCCCTGCAGCAGTTGGGTCAGACCGAAGCGGCCTTGCAAGATCTCAACCGCTTGCTGCAGCGGGATCCCCAACACAGGATGGCCCGCTTGGCCCGCGGCTCTCTGTTGTTGACGTTGGCAGTGCGCGGCACCGATGGCCCTACCAACCGTGCGGAGCAGGATCGCGTCAGCGGGACGGAGTCCTTGGAGCTGGGGTACTACGCGCAGGCTGAATCCGACTTCGACCAAGTCATCCAGGAAGAGGCCCAAGACGGGGAACAGTCCCGGCAGCTCTATCTGGAGGCCCACCTGAAGCGGGCCCAAGTCCGCCGCCTGCGCCACAACCTGGAGGGGGCAATAGCCGATTGGGATCGGGTCTTGGAGCTGGCCAGCCCAGGGGATCCAGAAGTGCTGGTCACCGAAGCCCTGTTGTATCGGGGCTTGTGTCGCCAAGAGAGGGGGGATCTGGCTGGGGCGTTGGCCGATTTCACGGCGCTGATCCAGCAGCAACCGCAGGCTTCTCAGGCTTTTGCTTTGCGGGCAACGGTGCATCTGGCTTTGGGGGATCAAGAGATGGCACTGGCGGATCTCGACCAAGCCCTGAGTCTTGACCGAGACTGGGGGGTGGCCAATGCTGCCCTGGCCTACCGTCAACGGGGGGATCTACACCGGCAGGCCAATTGCCCTGAGCTGGCCATTGCCGACTACACGCAGGCCCTGGCCTTGAACCCCCAGGAGCACTCTGCTTTGCTCCACCGAGCTCTCCTGTGGGATGGCGAGGGACAGACGGACAAAGCGATAGAAGACTACACCCGACTGCTGCAACTGGAGCTGGATCCCCAGGAGCGGGTCTGGGTTTTGAACAACCGCGGCTGGGCCTACGCCCAACAGGGGGATTTTTCGGCGGCCATCCGCGACTACGACCAAGCCATAACACTCTGCACTGCTGACGCGAGCGATAGGGATCCCTGCCACCTCAAAGCCCACTTCAACCGCGCCCTGGCCCGGACTGCCCTTGGGGATTGGCAGAGAGCCTGCCAGGATTTCCAGGCTGCCCTCCAGATGCAAGGGTACGAAGGTCGGCTTTTGGAAGACGTTATCGCTAGTTATTTCAAAATAGGTTGA
- a CDS encoding copper resistance CopC/CopD family protein: MFHPKRGFAWIWSGILCALLWVAGIPPAFAHASLLSTFPEDGAVLQEAPAQVRLVFNEPVQITQLQVLDSNGRALPLENRVTRGEAPQGDLPQGIPEGVYIVSWRAISADSHPVSGSFAFQVGAADPGQLQAARTAHAQGRDPLYWPLVGVRWGIYLGSLFVVGVLGWWRLLRGQRSSFADSDRVSGAEPLSWAFATAWITLSLTAVAFSLHLAQLYPHFNGRELLRVMLSPYGWGTGLRLVGLGILIWACEGGAVWASGMGSVLVLGSFLPIGHALTSEHPMGTMALLGLHLAGSAFWLGGLWGLERLLGKESAPYPSVGIIQRFSDVATWAVPGLILAGVGMGGIHRGWHWDHPYGQYLWAKLLLVLMMVGLGAHNKFRLVPGLQQGGQAAGRSLRRIVRLELVGLILVLGLTSFLVAQAPPSHGRQGMGAPLESGLQTSCEERLNWPEGSLHLRILPCRPGENQIRAEVKGVPAQELTLGFSLPEHGIPPLRRTVAPDRPGQFVVENVPLALAGEWQIEVRLLISDFEERRGQIAVSL; encoded by the coding sequence ATGTTTCATCCCAAAAGGGGTTTTGCTTGGATTTGGTCTGGGATCCTCTGCGCCTTGCTGTGGGTGGCCGGGATCCCGCCCGCTTTTGCCCATGCCAGCTTGCTCTCCACCTTCCCAGAGGATGGGGCGGTGCTGCAGGAAGCTCCGGCCCAGGTGCGGCTTGTTTTCAATGAGCCGGTGCAGATCACACAGCTCCAGGTTTTAGACAGCAACGGACGAGCTCTGCCCTTAGAAAATCGGGTGACCAGGGGTGAGGCACCGCAGGGGGATTTGCCGCAGGGGATCCCCGAGGGAGTTTACATCGTCAGTTGGCGGGCCATTTCTGCCGATTCCCATCCGGTGAGTGGATCGTTTGCCTTCCAGGTGGGGGCAGCCGATCCTGGGCAATTGCAGGCGGCGAGGACAGCTCACGCCCAAGGAAGGGATCCCTTGTACTGGCCGCTGGTGGGGGTACGCTGGGGGATCTACTTGGGCAGCCTCTTTGTGGTGGGGGTGCTGGGCTGGTGGCGACTGTTGCGGGGGCAGCGGAGCAGTTTCGCCGATTCTGATCGCGTCAGCGGGGCGGAGCCCTTATCTTGGGCTTTTGCGACAGCTTGGATCACCCTCAGTTTGACCGCGGTGGCCTTCAGTCTGCATTTGGCCCAGCTTTACCCCCACTTCAATGGGCGAGAGCTGCTGCGTGTGATGCTTTCTCCCTACGGTTGGGGTACAGGGCTGCGGCTGGTGGGGCTAGGGATCCTGATCTGGGCCTGTGAGGGAGGTGCCGTCTGGGCCAGCGGTATGGGGTCGGTGTTGGTGCTCGGCTCCTTTTTGCCCATTGGCCATGCTCTCACCAGTGAGCATCCGATGGGGACAATGGCGCTGCTGGGGCTGCATCTGGCCGGTTCAGCTTTCTGGTTGGGAGGGTTGTGGGGGCTGGAGCGCCTGCTGGGCAAGGAATCTGCTCCCTACCCATCTGTAGGCATCATCCAACGGTTTTCTGACGTGGCCACCTGGGCGGTACCGGGGCTTATCCTGGCGGGGGTGGGGATGGGTGGGATCCACCGCGGCTGGCACTGGGATCATCCCTACGGCCAGTATCTCTGGGCCAAGCTGCTGCTGGTGCTGATGATGGTGGGGCTGGGCGCCCACAACAAGTTTCGGCTGGTGCCGGGATTACAGCAAGGTGGACAGGCCGCGGGCCGGTCGCTGCGCCGGATCGTCCGCCTGGAGTTGGTGGGGCTGATTCTGGTGCTGGGCTTGACCAGCTTCCTGGTGGCCCAGGCTCCCCCCAGTCATGGGAGGCAGGGCATGGGAGCCCCACTGGAGTCGGGCTTGCAGACCAGTTGTGAAGAGCGCTTGAACTGGCCGGAAGGCAGCCTGCACCTGAGGATTCTGCCCTGTCGTCCTGGGGAAAATCAAATTCGGGCTGAGGTGAAGGGAGTCCCGGCCCAGGAATTGACCCTTGGGTTTTCCCTGCCGGAACACGGGATCCCCCCTCTACGCCGTACTGTAGCGCCGGATAGGCCTGGCCAATTTGTGGTGGAAAATGTGCCTCTGGCCCTGGCGGGGGAATGGCAGATCGAGGTGAGACTGCTGATCAGCGATTTTGAAGAGCGGCGAGGTCAGATCGCGGTTTCTCTCTGA
- a CDS encoding YcnI family protein: MFSLQSYLTLAKKSLLALGMSFLPLSSAWAHVTVHPKEAPAGSFAKLTFRVPHGCDGSPTVRLRVQIPEGFVSVKPMVHPLWKIETVKKPLETPYESHGKMITETVAEVIWSGGSLPDEFMDEFSIRAKLPDRPGEVIPIPVIQECEKGMHRWIQVAQPGEDPKSLPEPAPLLKLTGGDSGHGQGHGHGHGHGHGTR, encoded by the coding sequence ATGTTCAGTCTGCAAAGTTACTTGACCCTGGCCAAGAAATCTCTGCTGGCCCTGGGAATGAGTTTTTTACCCCTTTCCTCTGCCTGGGCCCATGTTACCGTCCATCCCAAAGAGGCCCCGGCGGGCAGCTTTGCCAAGCTCACCTTTCGGGTGCCCCATGGCTGCGATGGATCCCCGACCGTGCGCCTGCGGGTGCAGATCCCGGAGGGATTCGTCTCTGTGAAGCCGATGGTGCATCCCCTGTGGAAAATCGAGACGGTCAAAAAGCCGCTGGAGACCCCCTATGAGTCGCATGGGAAGATGATTACCGAAACGGTTGCCGAGGTGATCTGGAGCGGCGGCTCGCTGCCCGATGAGTTCATGGATGAGTTCAGCATCCGCGCCAAGCTGCCGGATCGGCCCGGCGAGGTCATCCCCATCCCGGTGATCCAGGAGTGCGAAAAAGGCATGCACCGCTGGATCCAGGTGGCGCAGCCGGGCGAGGATCCTAAGAGCTTGCCGGAGCCGGCCCCGCTGCTGAAGCTGACAGGTGGAGACAGTGGACATGGGCAAGGCCACGGGCATGGACATGGGCATGGTCACGGTACCCGCTAA
- a CDS encoding c-type cytochrome — translation MINLFIGLLVAVFALFLGPQMASAEPDLALGAKVFQAKCVGCHLNGRNTLVAAKNLSLAALHEYHVDTPELIQAQVRNGKGAMPAFAKILKPEEIEAVAAYVLDRAEHNWSRG, via the coding sequence ATGATCAACCTTTTTATCGGGCTTTTGGTGGCAGTATTTGCCCTCTTTTTAGGCCCGCAAATGGCTTCTGCTGAGCCTGATTTGGCCTTGGGAGCCAAGGTCTTTCAGGCCAAATGTGTGGGTTGTCACTTGAACGGGCGCAACACTTTGGTGGCAGCGAAAAACCTTTCTCTGGCGGCTCTTCATGAGTACCACGTAGACACCCCTGAGCTGATCCAGGCCCAAGTGAGAAACGGCAAAGGGGCCATGCCGGCTTTTGCCAAGATTCTCAAGCCGGAGGAGATCGAGGCGGTGGCGGCCTACGTTTTGGATCGCGCTGAGCACAACTGGAGTAGAGGCTAG
- the dnaG gene encoding DNA primase: MSGLPPDFIQLVRQKADLVEVVAEKVVLRKQGKNFVGLCPFHNDHKPSFQVSPSKQIYKCFSCGAGGDVLRFVMQTEHLSFAEAVRHLARRYHIPLPTRNPEAQPLGSLDERELSHREKLLEILAMAADFYRHALRSQLGSAARQYLHSRHLSEETLQKFQIGFAPPGWQSLYEYLVNHKRQPVKLLEEAGLLVPRQQGSGHYDRFRNRIMLPIFDVQGRVIGFAGRALGESGQPKYLNSPETELFNKSQVVYGLNFARDAIAKADQVLVVEGYFDVIALHQAGVAYAVAAMGTALTPHQVKTLLRYTQSKRLILNFDADRAGLNAASRAIEAIEEQARRGEIELRILTLPEGKDADEFLREYKSSAPPTRAVAELQTLIEQAPLWLDWRIEQVLAGRDLSRATDFQQARQALVQLLAGLGGQWRSLYLHKVAELLSRGNGRLSRDLEEDLRRAVRQYRWAKPQQPSLNKGSKLLQSESHLLQIFLHFGEYRHEIRQTLLERELQFSFRPHRELWQRILELISAQPELEEQEETLLTALRTLCAQDEQLNERLSHLLWLDENTRVALMRPRMVVRAAIANMELEIRQKRYRYWTQLWDQAFSEGNTALAAQYQASIQQEYQAIQALQRQVQLSLEDMSETPLAEDL; this comes from the coding sequence ATGAGCGGTCTGCCCCCCGATTTCATTCAGTTGGTGCGCCAAAAGGCCGACCTCGTGGAAGTGGTGGCCGAAAAAGTGGTGCTGCGCAAGCAGGGAAAGAACTTCGTTGGGCTTTGCCCTTTCCACAACGACCACAAACCCAGTTTTCAGGTCAGCCCCAGCAAGCAGATCTACAAGTGCTTCTCCTGCGGGGCAGGGGGAGATGTGCTGCGCTTTGTCATGCAGACCGAGCATCTCTCCTTTGCTGAGGCCGTGCGCCACTTGGCGCGGCGATACCACATACCTCTGCCCACCCGCAATCCCGAGGCGCAGCCCTTGGGATCCCTTGATGAGCGGGAGCTCTCCCACCGGGAAAAGCTGCTGGAGATTTTGGCCATGGCTGCCGATTTTTATCGGCATGCCCTCCGATCCCAGCTAGGATCCGCCGCCCGCCAGTACCTGCACAGCCGCCACCTGAGCGAAGAAACTTTGCAAAAATTTCAAATCGGCTTTGCTCCCCCCGGCTGGCAATCTCTCTACGAATACTTGGTCAACCACAAGCGCCAACCGGTCAAACTTTTAGAAGAGGCTGGATTGCTGGTTCCCCGCCAGCAGGGATCCGGCCACTACGACCGCTTTCGCAACCGGATCATGCTGCCCATTTTCGATGTGCAGGGGCGGGTGATCGGGTTTGCCGGCAGAGCCTTGGGGGAGTCAGGACAGCCCAAGTACCTCAACTCTCCAGAAACAGAGCTTTTCAACAAAAGCCAGGTGGTCTATGGCCTCAACTTTGCCCGCGATGCCATTGCCAAAGCCGATCAAGTCCTGGTGGTGGAAGGCTACTTCGATGTCATCGCCCTGCATCAGGCGGGAGTTGCCTATGCTGTAGCGGCCATGGGCACTGCTTTGACACCCCACCAGGTGAAGACCCTGCTGCGCTACACCCAGTCGAAGCGGCTGATCCTCAATTTTGATGCGGATCGGGCCGGTTTGAACGCCGCCAGCCGGGCCATTGAAGCCATTGAAGAACAAGCGCGGCGCGGAGAAATTGAGCTGCGCATTCTCACCCTTCCTGAGGGCAAAGATGCCGACGAGTTTTTGCGGGAGTACAAGAGCTCGGCCCCGCCGACGCGAGCGGTTGCTGAACTGCAAACCCTGATCGAGCAAGCTCCCCTGTGGCTGGATTGGCGAATTGAACAGGTGTTGGCCGGTCGGGATCTGAGCCGGGCCACCGATTTTCAGCAGGCCCGTCAAGCCCTTGTGCAACTGCTGGCCGGTTTGGGTGGACAATGGCGCTCTTTGTATTTGCACAAAGTGGCAGAATTGCTCAGCCGCGGCAACGGTCGCCTCAGTCGAGACTTGGAAGAAGACCTGCGCCGAGCCGTGCGGCAGTACCGCTGGGCCAAACCCCAGCAACCTTCCCTCAATAAGGGATCCAAACTCTTGCAATCTGAGTCCCATCTTTTGCAGATCTTTCTGCATTTTGGCGAGTATCGCCACGAAATTCGCCAAACTTTGCTGGAGCGGGAGCTGCAATTTAGTTTTCGCCCCCACCGGGAGCTGTGGCAGCGGATCTTGGAACTGATCTCGGCTCAGCCGGAGCTGGAAGAGCAAGAAGAGACGTTGCTGACGGCTTTGCGCACCCTCTGTGCCCAAGATGAGCAGCTCAACGAGCGCCTCAGCCATCTGCTCTGGTTGGACGAAAATACCCGCGTAGCCCTGATGCGTCCACGGATGGTGGTGCGGGCCGCCATTGCCAACATGGAGCTGGAAATTCGCCAGAAGCGCTACCGCTACTGGACCCAACTGTGGGATCAAGCCTTTTCCGAAGGCAACACTGCCCTGGCCGCCCAGTACCAGGCCAGCATCCAGCAGGAATACCAAGCGATTCAGGCGCTGCAGCGGCAGGTGCAACTGAGCCTGGAAGACATGTCGGAAACCCCACTGGCCGAAGATTTATAG